The following are encoded together in the Planctobacterium marinum genome:
- the ppk2 gene encoding polyphosphate kinase 2, with amino-acid sequence MKKQRYEKELKKLQLELTYLQDWVVRTGLKVVVLFEGRDAAGKGGAIKAITARLNPRVVKIAALGKPSDREKTQWYFQRYTQYLPAAGEIVLFDRSWYNRAGVEKVMGFCTEQEYQDFLVSCPVFENMLLRSGIVLVKYWFSVSDEEQEKRFKERLSNPLKRWKFSEMDLEARKRWVEYSKAKDAMLEHTDTESSPWYIVNADCKKSARLNCISHLLEQIDYRKINHEEIILPEIDREAYKRPPARELNWVPEIF; translated from the coding sequence ATGAAGAAACAAAGATACGAGAAAGAACTTAAAAAACTTCAGTTGGAACTCACCTATCTGCAAGATTGGGTGGTACGCACTGGCCTGAAAGTTGTGGTGCTATTTGAAGGAAGAGATGCCGCGGGCAAGGGCGGTGCAATCAAAGCCATTACGGCGCGCCTTAACCCCAGAGTGGTGAAAATCGCCGCACTGGGTAAGCCATCGGACAGAGAGAAAACCCAATGGTATTTTCAGCGTTATACTCAGTATTTGCCGGCAGCTGGTGAAATCGTGCTATTTGACCGCAGCTGGTACAACCGGGCCGGGGTTGAAAAAGTCATGGGGTTTTGTACTGAGCAGGAATATCAGGACTTTTTAGTTTCATGCCCGGTATTCGAAAACATGCTGTTGCGATCAGGGATTGTATTGGTGAAGTACTGGTTCTCTGTTTCTGATGAGGAACAGGAAAAACGCTTTAAGGAACGACTTTCTAATCCGCTAAAGCGCTGGAAATTCTCAGAAATGGACCTCGAAGCGCGAAAGCGCTGGGTGGAATATTCTAAAGCCAAAGATGCAATGCTGGAACATACTGATACTGAATCATCTCCTTGGTATATCGTGAACGCCGACTGCAAAAAATCGGCCCGCCTTAACTGTATTTCGCATTTACTGGAACAAATTGATTACCGAAAGATAAATCATGAGGAGATAATTCTTCCGGAGATTGATAGAGAAGCCTATAAACGACCCCCGGCACGAGAGTTAAATTGGGTTCCGGAAATTTTTTAA